In the Colletotrichum lupini chromosome 4, complete sequence genome, tttaattaaaaaggccttaattaagtttagtattctaaagagtatactttagaattattaacgaggttaataagctagggtaatcgcttttattaattaataaaagcttcctctttaataagaaaataggctAGCTAAATaggttcgtatttagtatattctaagagttatattaacttataaataaattaaaaaactgGCTAGGTAAGTTCCATAAGCTTAAGGgaataattatcttttttaaaaaataaaaaaaatacttttttaaagtagaacttatttattaaagtttaaaaaagtcgtcttATAgatttaaagcgtattaataaagtatttactaaggtaATTAGGCCCTAattctaattacttaatatcctaaaaattaaggatattaaataagttaataaatataatataaataagactaataTCCTTAAGGATAaggaatttaataagctagttttaagtataactaagactaacgtaatataaaaaaaagagcctagATCGCGTTCCTAAatctctattattaaatatatttttactaataataaagctattaaactattactaatttataaaaaaaagtcggtttaataataatagttccctcttaattttaaaaatcttaataattaagagtttatagtaataaataataagtagattataaactaaactacttttatatagttaagaatagtctttttattataaactaagctctCCCTAACTAAGGaacctaacttataattagagcctcgattattaattctaaataagtataagagttatataataatagaatttatataaaagtactatattaataacgtctatttattatttttattactatatacttcttatattttctaattattaaatataactatttttaatcttattaaaatctattataaaaaaaagcttagtaaaaaggatatagtaaataattttattattattaaaaagtagtactttttagcttattatattattacttatttacttagtttaataaaggataatatataaagtagttagaaaataactagtttatagctacttaatatccccccgacggagcaatccgccggggccgtaccgtatattatatattaaagaaaactaggtatattacgctctatacctaactattaattaaaatagtaattaactaacttaaccgttatcttctttttataaatagctcttaacTCTTTACCGCTTCTAGCTATCtagagggcgagctatacctactctaacgtatataaaacctcctaatactagcctatataagtaactagatcccgtattatatactctttcttattaagggttagggggccccttatatatttttttatatctataatataacctatatTAAAGGAATTTCTAACTCTATAAAGCATAATTTCTAaactagcgttaatataccggattttaatatttatattagcccggctatttatatcgttcgtactattacttagctaaatttcgtactattaaaaagtactttactaattcttaagtatacttatattagctataatagctatagcgttaAGCTAGCCGAGGGTacttagcccgagaggggtagacttatcgATAGGTGtctttagcttactaattactaattatatactaagagtaaagtagtagtttatatattaataagtttatttaataaatttgtttagtaaatttatttaatttaaatagagctttaggtaatattagaagcgataaggataaaaaaaatctttacgagctttaaagagtaataaatattagcttatttagccctttttttaaaaacctctacgttattattaaagtttagaacctctgtagttaaggaaggccgcttttaattattacggccgattattataactaactattacggccgacctctACTATCGACCTTTTTAACCGGTGCCGCCGTATAAAgggtagcttatttattctaagttatatagcggtttttatattaaaattattatattacgttaagcgcgtacttagggcacattgtatatattatatagttaaaaagtatactatattatataatttcctttaaaagcATAATCctattaaggtcgatcttttgcgcttataaagccggaaaaaaaactactacatagctacttaatatagctatactttttaataatcttatagtatcgtttagcctaactatattattaaataatactactaatactaagtaaataactactaatactattaaaatcgttaattaaacctctataacgtctattattaactagttaattcctaaaaaagctagcgatttttataaataactaaagctatttataaagcttaggcttaattataatacttaatgtctatttttttataaaattaaaaaagccttTAGTAAGaagtcctttttattaaccttattttaataataagtttaagttttaaaaactagagttaagtatatagctcttaaaaaaaagaaaagtatttaaataaacttaaatactaagtttattaatattagggatataaaaagggcttaaGAAGATACTAATTAGCGTTTAATTAGTCCTAGTTAAACCGTAGAGgtcgaattacttagtaagggtaataactatattataataataataaaaggtagttaattaattaactatagttagtaGTAATATGCCTAGACCTACTTTTAATAGGGTGGCCGAatgggggggggtggccgaaTGGGGGTGTTCTAACTTATTACACCGCCTCGGCGCTCTCGGAGTACGGGGAATTTGCCCAGGCGACAAGTTGATCGCATCCGGAAAAGGTACGAGGTGTTCATATTGGTCATTAGCTCTAGTAGTCTTGGCCATTTTAACTAAAGTGCCGTTGGATTTTCATTGGCTCCGTTTGAGGTTGCTTTCTAACGCGGAGAGCCGACGCACTAACGGCTACACAATGTTCAACCCATTTTCaacgagagtataaaggCTCCTTATGGAGATGAATAATCTGATCTGCCCATCATCTCATCTTCTCATACACCCGCACCCAGAGAACGGCGACCCATCATGAAGCTTGCCCTTGTGTCGATCTTCGCCAATTTGGCCAGCATTCAAGCCCTGGCCGTTCCAGAGCCTAGACAGGCTTCGACCTTCCCGTCGGCAAGTGGCACAAAGTTCACCATCGATGGCCAGACAAAATACTTTGCCGGCAGCAACTCATACTGGATCTCGTTCCTGACGAATAATGCCGACGTCGATCTCGTCATGGACAATGTCGCGAAAGCCGGACTCAAGATCTTTCGCGTATGGGGCTTCAACGACGTGAACGCTGTCCCCAGCGGAAACCAGGTCTGGTATCAACACCTCTCAGCCTCTGGATCACAAATCAACACTGGCGTCAACGGACTCCAGCGACTCGATGCGGTCGTCGCTGCCGCGGAGAAGAAGGGTGTGAAGCTCATCATCCCCTTTGTGAACCACTGGGATGACTACGGCGGCATGAACGCCTACGTGAAAGCCTTTGGCGGTTCGAAAGAGACTTGGTACACCAACTCTCAGGCCCAAACTCAGTACAAGGCGTACATTCGGGCCGTCGTGAGCCGTTACAAGAACTCTCCCGCCATCTTTGCTTGGGAACTGGCCAACGAACCCCGCTGCAAGGGTTGCAGCACTGATGTGATTTTCCAGTGGGCGCAAGCGACTTCCCAGTTCGTTAAGTCACTGGATGCGAACCACATGGTCACTCTCGGCGATGAGGGCATGGGACTTCCCGGCGATGGAAGCTACCCCTACCAATACGGTGAAGGCACAGATTTTGTCAAGAACCTCGGCATCAAGACGCTCGACTTTGGCACTTTCCACATGTACCCCGATCATTGTAAGTCACCTGAAAGAGACAAGCTTTCTTATCCAAGTCTCGTCCGAATGACGGGGGTCGGACATAATCAACTAACACAGAGAAATAGGGAGCGTCGATCTGAAGACCTGGTCTCCCGGCTGGATCAAATCACACGGCGAGGCTTGCGCAAAGGCCGGCAAACCCTGCCTCTTTGAAGAATGTGAGTTTTTTTCCTGGTGTCTGGTATTTCAACTCAATAAGCTCACACCCAAGAAGACGGTTCTCTAAGTGACCATTGCGGCATCGAGGCACCCTGGCAGCAAGTCTCACGGACGGCGCCCGGACTCGGCGCCGATCTGTTCTGGCAGTGGGGAGATCAGCTGAGCTCAGGGCAGACTCACAACGATGGGTTCACGATCTACAAGGGCAGCAGCGATTACCAGTGTCTGGTCGTCGACCATGTAAAGGCAATCAACGGGTGAAGGTTTGACGCGCGCTGGCTAGCTAGAGTTTGCGGTGACTGGGAAGGGCATTCAGTCACAGTCAATCAATCTAACCTGATCCTCATGGATCCTGTTTCATCCCCGTAATCAGCGATGATCGCCCGAATCATCCGAAATATCGACCGTAAGGCTCAAATACCTGATTCAATGGGGGCCGGGAGCCACCCATCCGACGACGTTAAGTCCTGAAAAGGGATAGTCGGTGTCATGGCATCAAATGGCACCAGCTCCCATAGGTACACCATGGAGGCGTTTCAACGCTGGAAGCATGATGAATCCTGAATTGAGATCCTGCTTCTCGCAGGAATACATGTCATAACAGCATCATGTTGATACACTGCGAGATAACATGAATCCTGTAGGATCCCGTCGAAAGTGCAATTGATTGTACTAGATCGAAGAAAAAGTAGGGGGCTGCAAGCGCTCTAAACTCGCCATTTGCATCAGGAAATAAACAGCATTGGTGCCTAGTCTCGGCCCATGAGTTGCCTCTTCAATTACTAGCTATCGAGTCATGATGTTTCTTGGCCGATCTGTTTTGATGCTAGTCTGTTTCTCCTCGATATGGACTGCCTCAGCTGAAGAAAAGGTTAAGATCATGCCCCTCGGAGACTCGATCACTGGCAGCCCAGTAAGTTTTCTGCTCTCTGGCTCTATGCTTCTCTGGCCCCGCTTgcgtgttttttttttttttttttgaaaAGTAAGATGTTGACGAATCGCGATGAGTTAGGGCTGCTGGAGAGCTCTACTGTGGAAGAAGCTTTAGGATAACAATATTAAGAATTTCGATTTTGTCAGAACTTTGCCACCGCAGGGATATGGTTTCGACTACGACGGAGACAATGAGGGCCACGGTGGCCTTCTTACGTCAGACCTTGCTCGGGAGAGTAGACtagagtattagtatccctattataaagtagttagttcgaaccgtagttaacgaagagattaattaaactatataaatatctgcgtagtaggtataaaaaggaggttctaactataagttaggctagctataataatcgtaaatagggcccttaattagcccctacgtagttagctatacgccgtagttaaattaaacttctaatttaatactaattttctcttttttttattaatttagttattatagttagaggtataattcgacctcgggcctatttattaagtcgtctctttttcccccttttttttactgtttttatataacttatccttttatttatatagtaacttttttactacttataaattattttaatcccttatttagtactatttttataaaagcgtttacgaggttatttttattattaattcaaCGAattttaagtatctcgcgctttttatataattacctaaaggttataatattaattataaacctcttttcctttatcgtttctaatttaataaggtatttatataataagtaagagttaatataaataaccgttagaataagtaaaaagctaattcgattagtaattttctttagtattattaaaatcgcataggagaggttaataccgttaactatactataaacctctaatactaatatacttcttattacttacttatttttagttaacgagtagtagattatattactatatatagtaaattcgctcttatttatactctcgttagttaggataataatataccctaattacgaagtaaggtcgttattatttataaataatttattaataaaaacgtagagcttattagttataaagttaattaagtagtaaataagacctcgattaagatttatttattactacttaagctacttattaagtattttaatatttcgtttagttagatctatagcctacgctactttagcgtagttaaaagttactttaggctaataaatactcgtaatatataccccttatataatgttacgaaagggaactcgaggcaggtcggaacgctgcTATATtgacctaattaactaaagacttaacgtaaagaggg is a window encoding:
- a CDS encoding mannanase, which encodes MKLALVSIFANLASIQALAVPEPRQASTFPSASGTKFTIDGQTKYFAGSNSYWISFLTNNADVDLVMDNVAKAGLKIFRVWGFNDVNAVPSGNQVWYQHLSASGSQINTGVNGLQRLDAVVAAAEKKGVKLIIPFVNHWDDYGGMNAYVKAFGGSKETWYTNSQAQTQYKAYIRAVVSRYKNSPAIFAWELANEPRCKGCSTDVIFQWAQATSQFVKSLDANHMVTLGDEGMGLPGDGSYPYQYGEGTDFVKNLGIKTLDFGTFHMYPDHWSVDLKTWSPGWIKSHGEACAKAGKPCLFEEYGSLSDHCGIEAPWQQVSRTAPGLGADLFWQWGDQLSSGQTHNDGFTIYKGSSDYQCLVVDHVKAING